From a region of the Candidatus Rhabdochlamydia sp. T3358 genome:
- a CDS encoding sugar porter family MFS transporter, translating to MAHKQRLSKYMIFVVTIACLGGLLFGYHTAIISGALIFISPIFHLSVAEQGVLVSIILLGALVGALMGGYLADRLGRKWTIMLTAVLFILGSWITAEAHAYFTLLFGRVVSGIAVGVVSVTAPLYLAEIAPPNRRGGIVSAYQLAITLGILGAYFINYIYAKKADWQEMFIIGSLPAAIQLLALFFTPESPAWLFKNGKSRLAITVLERLRLDRDWESHVDEMKHSASSRDKRAWRLLFSSKLRTVLFVGLFISAFQQITGINTVIYYAPRIFQGAGYASAISATFATLSIGMINVLATLVSVWLLDRIGRRRLLLIGITGMVISLFSLAITSFLRSSLIDEMAVISLICYVAFFAIGLGPITWVLLSEIYPLKVRGKAMTLATFVNWLCNYFVSLTFPNLLVSMGIGGSFLLYGVISVVAFWFVLRYVPETKGKSLEEIEQILQK from the coding sequence ATGGCTCATAAACAGCGTTTAAGCAAGTATATGATCTTTGTTGTGACAATAGCTTGTTTAGGAGGTTTATTATTTGGATATCATACGGCAATCATTTCAGGAGCTTTAATTTTTATCTCTCCGATTTTTCATCTATCTGTTGCAGAACAAGGAGTATTGGTTAGCATCATTTTATTAGGAGCTCTTGTAGGGGCCTTAATGGGAGGGTATTTAGCGGATCGCTTAGGGCGTAAATGGACCATTATGCTGACAGCTGTTTTATTTATTTTAGGCTCTTGGATTACAGCAGAAGCGCATGCTTATTTTACCTTGCTTTTTGGGCGTGTGGTCAGTGGGATAGCTGTTGGGGTTGTTTCTGTAACAGCGCCTTTATATCTTGCTGAAATTGCGCCTCCTAATCGTAGAGGAGGGATTGTTTCTGCCTATCAATTAGCCATTACACTTGGGATTCTTGGAGCGTATTTCATTAATTACATTTATGCAAAAAAAGCAGATTGGCAAGAGATGTTTATTATTGGCAGTCTTCCTGCTGCTATTCAACTCCTTGCTCTTTTTTTTACACCGGAATCTCCCGCTTGGCTTTTTAAAAATGGCAAGTCTCGTCTTGCTATTACTGTTTTAGAGAGATTACGTTTAGATCGGGATTGGGAGAGTCATGTTGATGAAATGAAGCATTCAGCTAGCTCAAGAGATAAAAGAGCTTGGAGGCTTTTATTCTCCTCTAAGTTACGCACCGTTTTATTCGTAGGTCTTTTCATTAGCGCCTTTCAACAAATTACAGGGATTAATACGGTTATTTACTATGCACCTCGCATTTTTCAAGGAGCAGGGTATGCATCCGCTATTAGTGCTACATTTGCTACCTTATCCATCGGTATGATTAATGTATTAGCAACACTTGTGTCTGTTTGGCTATTAGACCGTATAGGAAGAAGAAGATTGCTTTTGATAGGGATTACAGGGATGGTGATTAGTTTGTTCTCTCTTGCTATCACTTCCTTTTTACGCTCTTCATTAATTGATGAAATGGCTGTCATTAGTTTAATATGTTATGTTGCTTTTTTTGCTATTGGCTTAGGCCCCATCACCTGGGTATTACTCTCAGAGATCTATCCATTAAAGGTGCGTGGTAAAGCAATGACTCTTGCTACATTTGTAAACTGGCTCTGTAATTATTTTGTTTCATTGACATTCCCTAATTTGCTGGTTTCTATGGGAATTGGAGGGTCTTTTCTTCTTTATGGTGTAATTAGCGTGGTAGCTTTTTGGTTTGTCCTTAGATACGTGCCTGAAACAAAAGGCAAAAGCTTAGAGGAAATTGAACAAATTCTGCAAAAATAA
- a CDS encoding DUF202 domain-containing protein, whose product MIEKSTESPVKSFNRADHLANERTFLAWIRTNLGIMAFGFVVGRFSFFMQQTAFFLGESRQSPSQGYSSLFGMSLVGVGAILCIFAFFKFKKIERQINNDIYQSSTWLNALLALFVFFIGVFLVIYFINSYTVQALTDHF is encoded by the coding sequence ATGATAGAAAAATCCACTGAAAGCCCCGTGAAAAGTTTTAATCGCGCGGATCATTTGGCCAATGAGAGAACTTTTTTGGCATGGATTAGAACCAACCTTGGAATAATGGCATTTGGGTTTGTTGTCGGAAGGTTTTCCTTTTTCATGCAACAAACAGCATTTTTTTTAGGAGAATCAAGACAGTCACCTTCACAAGGGTATTCTTCTCTATTTGGTATGTCTTTAGTAGGTGTTGGAGCTATACTTTGCATCTTTGCGTTTTTTAAGTTTAAAAAGATAGAGAGACAGATTAATAACGACATCTATCAGTCCTCAACTTGGCTTAATGCTCTGCTTGCACTGTTTGTCTTTTTTATAGGTGTCTTTTTGGTCATTTATTTCATAAATTCATATACGGTACAAGCTTTAAC
- a CDS encoding class I fructose-bisphosphate aldolase gives MSLANIEKLLGKKAKDLLDHTCKIPKERLHLPGSDFVDRIFSQSDRNNRVLNSLNTMFQAGRLGGTGYLSILPVDQGIEHTAGASFAANPDYFDPENIVKLAIEGGCNAVASTLGVLSMVARRYAHKIPFMLKLNHNELLSYPNKFEQTMFANVEQAYDMGCVAVGATIYFGSPECRTQIQEVSQAFALAHDLGMATVLWCYLRNPAFKTADKDFHEAADLTGQANHLGATIGADIVKQKLPINNGGFKALKFGKQTEKMYTELCSDHMIDLCRYQVANGYMGRVGLINSGGPSEGANDLSQAVETAVINKRAGGMGLISGRKAFQRPLKEGVQILHAIQDVYLCKEVTIA, from the coding sequence ATGTCGCTTGCTAATATTGAAAAGCTATTAGGTAAAAAAGCTAAAGATTTGCTTGATCACACTTGTAAAATTCCTAAAGAGCGTTTGCATTTACCAGGCTCTGACTTTGTCGATCGCATTTTTTCCCAGTCTGATCGTAATAATCGCGTATTAAATAGTTTAAATACGATGTTTCAAGCAGGACGCCTGGGAGGAACTGGCTATCTCTCGATTTTACCGGTAGATCAAGGAATAGAACATACAGCAGGAGCTTCTTTTGCTGCAAACCCCGACTATTTTGATCCTGAAAATATTGTGAAATTAGCCATTGAAGGGGGATGCAATGCTGTTGCTTCCACTTTGGGAGTGCTAAGCATGGTTGCGCGTCGCTATGCACACAAAATCCCTTTTATGCTGAAACTCAATCACAATGAGCTCTTAAGCTATCCTAACAAATTTGAGCAAACCATGTTTGCAAATGTGGAACAAGCCTATGACATGGGCTGCGTTGCCGTAGGTGCAACAATTTATTTTGGTTCACCAGAATGTCGCACACAAATACAAGAGGTGTCTCAAGCTTTTGCACTAGCACATGATTTAGGCATGGCAACTGTTCTATGGTGCTATTTGCGTAATCCTGCTTTTAAAACAGCTGATAAAGACTTTCATGAAGCAGCTGATTTAACCGGTCAAGCAAATCATTTAGGGGCTACAATTGGAGCAGATATTGTAAAACAGAAGTTACCTATAAACAATGGTGGCTTTAAAGCTCTAAAGTTTGGTAAACAAACCGAAAAAATGTACACAGAACTATGTTCTGATCATATGATTGACCTATGTCGTTATCAAGTGGCAAATGGCTATATGGGTCGAGTGGGTTTAATCAATTCAGGCGGGCCTTCAGAAGGAGCCAATGATTTAAGTCAAGCTGTAGAAACCGCTGTTATTAATAAAAGAGCCGGTGGTATGGGCTTAATTTCTGGACGTAAGGCCTTTCAGAGACCTCTTAAAGAAGGCGTTCAAATTCTTCATGCAATCCAAGATGTATATCTCTGTAAAGAAGTTACGATCGCTTAA